The nucleotide window GTCCACACGGTTAGGCGGCCCAGCtggtaatactatataaaagatcCTTTTTGAACATAAGATATCTCAACCATCAAAAGTCGAGGAGACATGAATTTTGATatctaaatttaaaataatataaagaatcttTAGCtaaattctaaaaatcttataaatatatataatcaattaTCATAATACAATACCTGTATTTTATATGTATTATGTAAAAATAAGATCTATTAGTacaaataaatatttttaaaaatccGAAGAAtgtataagatatatatattatatatatataatctatctataatattagaacCACTCAAATACAGTATTCGCTGagatataatagatttaaaaaagCATCTTTTATATGGGATAGTAGGATGGGCCGCCTAACCGTGTGGGCCGTTTAACCGTGGGTTACGTTAGTTATCACAGCGGTGCTGACAAATTGATACGGTAGTGGGTCTCCTGCTTGCGGGTCTAGTAATGCGATGTCCAATGGTCACGGAGCAACTTCCAACTGAACCGCAGTCGTCCCTGCCAAGTAGCAGAGGCAAATTTTGATTGGCTTTCTGACCTGACAAAGTGGGTCATCACTGCACACATCCCGCAGTGGCCCTGAGGGTTTACTCGATATCTTCCGCTGCGGTCCGGCGAAGCTCCCCGGAACTGCTCGTGAATTTCCAAATCGGCACCGATGTGCAGGCAATGAAAAGAGGCCTTAAGCTGGATTTTGTAATGTCGCGAGACGTACACGGATAGGACGAGGGATTGGCAACAGCCGACCATGAGAACATACTGATGCGTGGAAAGCCATAGTTGATCAGGATCTAGAGTTTTAGAAAGCCACTCGGAAGCGGGATGCATTCCGCCAGAaacttcatcatcgccggaAAAGGACTGATTGAAGGATTTTCAACACACCGATCTGAAGTGACAGGTTACGAACACGCGAAAATCGATTGCTGTATGCCCTCCGGCAGGGTGTGCGGGAGTGGGTGAGAGATATATCCAAGCCACAGAGCACCTCCTTCCACAGCGAACGTACCTCATAGGCAAACTCATGAAGTGGCCCACCACAAAGGTTTAATCAAGCGAGACTGGCAATTCTACGAGGATGATAACAGCTCAAGAATTTTGGCGAGATTGCCGGCTTCAAGTGGTCATTGTTCGCCCATCGATTCCGGTACGGTGGCGGCACCATCCTCAATGAGAGTGGTAAGTGCTGGCACATGCCCATGGCTCCCTGGACTCCCTTCCTTGATCCGACACTAATGCAAAGAGTCGACTACGCTTGTTAGGGCTTGTAGGTGATGCACAGCAGAACTTGATTATGAAGCATGTAGACATCCGAACGTTTCTGAACCATTACCTTCCTCGACGAATCGGCACCGATATGCAGGCACTGATGAGGGACCTTGCGCCAGATTCCGCCATGATGCGCGCTGTCACacggatgggatgatggattgacCAACGCCGGCCCCGAGAAGTTACTGATGCACAGAAAGCCACAGTCGAACAAGATCCAGAGCTCCGGAAAGCCATTCAGAAGCGGGATGCATTCAGCCGGAGGCTTCAGCGTCGTCGGAAAACGACTGGTCGAGATTCAGATCGACTTGCCAAACTGAAGAGACAGGTCACG belongs to Aspergillus luchuensis IFO 4308 DNA, chromosome 3, nearly complete sequence and includes:
- a CDS encoding uncharacterized protein (COG:S;~EggNog:ENOG410Q28Y;~InterPro:IPR021842) → MKWPTTKNFGEIAGFKWSLFAHRFRYGGGTILNESGLVGDAQQNLIMKHVDIRTFLNHYLPRRIGTDMQALMRDLAPDSAMMRAKATVEQDPELRKAIQKRDAFSRRLQRRRKTTGRDSDRLAKLKRQVTNARNRLLYALRQRVREESDEEQAVLDIERQLAGTSLPDEEAKEQIQATEHLLPQQTSLIGKLMTWPTSLSVEDEWRRRNEATEAVRLYCDVLEGGPRRGRR